Proteins encoded in a region of the Perca fluviatilis chromosome 6, GENO_Pfluv_1.0, whole genome shotgun sequence genome:
- the LOC120561120 gene encoding scavenger receptor cysteine-rich type 1 protein M130-like produces the protein MSSVVNDVWCLFSLSIVSSIISPDSVRLVNGTSLCSGRLEVKTNQSTQRWSSVCEDDFDQQDAEVVCRELGCGAPSVLQGALYGEVEPPMRTKEFQCRGHESALLDCRSLGSDRNSCSPGKAVGLTCSEPDAVRLVGGASRCGGTLEVKHKGEWRPVVSSYSGWTLKTAAAACRELDCGSAVSVGESNESYDRSVWNIWSYCVESGSVLRECATSSYYSSSLLNLTCSDLLLQPNISVSSSMVGVSEEDQQEVFQVFWGSNFTISCSIQPQYPGGSFQLTFTSSDSTHNYTQPAVNHSAHFLFPAAEPAHQGSYSCVYHLNVFSHNFSSESRVLSLSVMDPRPLIIRAILLPLILLVENIVLYFYCRANRGQLPCRQKNIDRGGL, from the exons ATGAGTTCTGTTGTTAATGATGTCTggtgtcttttctctctctctattgtaTCTTCTATCATCTCTCCAGACTCTGTCAGGCTGGTGAATGGGACCAGTCTGTGCTCAGGCAGACTGGAGGTGAAGACTAACCAGTCTACCCAGCGctggtcctcagtgtgtgaagatGACTTTGACCAGCAGGATGCAGAGGTGGTCTGTAGGGAGCTTGGCTGTGGGGCTCCTTCAGTCCTCCAGGGGGCACTCTATGGAGAAGTGGAGCCTCCAATGAGGACCAAAGAGTTCCAGTGTAGAGGCCATGAGTCTGCTCTCCTGGACTGTAGAAGCTTAGGCTCAGATAGAAACTCCTGCTCACCTGGAAAAGCTGTTGgactcacctgctcag AGCCTGATGCTGTCAGGTTGGTGGGAGGAGCCAGTCGCTGTGGAGGAACACTGGAGGTGAAACATAAAGGAGAATGGAGACCAGTGGTTAGCAGTTACTCTGGCTGGACCCTGAAGACAGCAGCTGCTGCCTGCAGAGAGTTAGACTGTGGCTCTGCTGTTTCTGTAGGAGAGAGTAATGAGTCCTACGACAGATCTGTGTGGAACATCTGGTCTTACTGTGTTGAGTCTGGATCTGTTCTGAGGGAATGTGCAACATCATCATATTACTCTTCCTCCTTACTTAATCTCACCTGTTCAG acctgctgctgcagcccaacATCTCTGTGTCCTCCTCCATGGTCGGGGTCTCCGAGGAGGACCAGCAGGAGGTGTTCCAGGTGTTCTGGGGCTCCAACTTCACCATCAGCTGCTCCATCCAGCCACAGTACCCAGGAGGCTCCTTCCAGCTCACCTTCACCTCCTCCGACTCTACACACAACTACACCCAGCCAGCTGTCAATCACTctgcccacttcctgtttcctgctgcAGAGCCCGCCCACCAAGGAAGCTACAGCTGTGTTTATCACCTCAATGTTTTCTCTCATAACTTCTCCTCTGAGAGCCGTGTGCTCTCTCTCAGCGTCATGG ATCCGAGGCCCTTAATCATCAGAGCGATCCTCCTGCCACTGATTCTGCTGGTGGAGAACATTGTCCTTTACTTCTACTGTAGG GCCAACAGGGGGCAGCTGCCGTGCAGACAGAAGAACATTGATCGGGGCGGCCTTTAG
- the LOC120561121 gene encoding CD5 antigen-like encodes MDHLMLLLLLWSSGLQAEGELNSTESFRLVGGASRCGGTLEVKHNGEWRPVSYYDSGWTLKRATAACREIDCGSAVSVDREVSSARSVWGIRSDCVESGSALRECATSDSSSFLFELTCSGKPVPVVR; translated from the exons ATGGACCacctgatgctgctgctgctgctgtggagcTCAG GACTCCAGGCTGAAGGAGAACTCAACTCAACAg AGTCTTTCAGGTTGGTGGGAGGAGCCAGTCGCTGTGGAGGAACACTGGAGGTGAAACATAACGGAGAATGGAGACCAGTGAGTTACTATGACTCTGGCTGGACCCTGAAAAGAGCAACTGCCGCCTGCAGAGAGATTGACTGTGGCTCTGCTGTTTCTGTAGACAGAGAAGTGTCTTCAGCCAGATCTGTGTGGGGGATCAGGTCTGACTGTGTTGAGTCTGGATCTGCTCTGAGGGAGTGTGCAACATCAGATTCCTCTTCTTTCTTATTTGAGCTCACCTGTTCAGGTAAGCCTGTCCCCGTGGTGCGATAA